A segment of the Streptomyces sp. NBC_01235 genome:
GACATGCCTTCGTGCTCCCTGCTCGAGGTCCCGGCTCCGCGGCCATTGGATCACACGGGCGTGCGCCGTCACCCTAAGGATGGGCTCTCAGGGCGCCGGACACTACGGTCCGTCAAGGGCGCCCTACGGGCCTCGCTGAGCGATGGGGCTGCGGGCCGATCGCCCTGTCCCGAGGCTGGCGGGCTATCGGCCGGCCCGGCCATGCGGCGGCCAAGCAGCCGAGGACGTTCGCCCGTACGCACCTGGGGAGAGAACCACGTACGCCGACACCGAGCTGCTCACCGGCCACCCGGACTGCGGTGCTGCCGCCTTGGTGCGGGCCGAGTACGACCCGGTGGTGCACTCGCTGCGGCAACAGGAGCTGACCAAGGTGGCCGAACTGCGGGCGGCCGGTGAGGAGGTGGGGCTGAGCACGCTGCGCCGGATGCGGTCGCGTTTCGAGCGCGAGGGGGGTGGTGGGCTTGGTGGACGGCAGGATGCGCAGGCCTGCCACGGGCATTTGAAGACCCAGTCCACACCCGCCCGTCGGACAGCGTCCCTTCATCGAGCTGGAGCCGACCGACCACCCTCTCGCAGTCGAACAGCGGACCGGTATCACCATGGAGCGCGTCCGTGAAATCGCCGAAGCCGTTCTCCACCCCACCGACAGCGAATCCAAGTGACGTCGAAGGGGCTGCTGACCTAGCGTTCCGCCCATGACCACCCCAGACGTCGGCACTGACGACGAGGCCAGCGTGACGATCCGCTGCCAGGACAACTCGTCTGCCGGTGTGAGGTTCTGCGATCGGTTCAGCTTCGACGAAGACTCTGTGCACTACGCCGTCGAACTCCAGGCTCCAGGCTTAACCGCCCGAGTCAATGAGGTCGTCGCCTGGATCTGGGACAGCGATCTGGTCCCGTTCCTGGAAGAGCTCGCCGCTGACTACCGGGGATGGGACGGCGAACGGAACTGGCAGACCAACGACCGAGACCTCGCAATGTCAGCAGTCTTCCGGTCCGGCGGCCACGTCGGACTGACCTGGACCTTGCGGCCATGGCCGAAGGCCGCCAGCGGCTGGAGCGCCTCGGTGACCACCTGGCTGGAGGCCGGTGAGCAGATGGCTTCCCTGGCGGCCGATGTCCAGCACTTCCTCGCCGGGGAGCCGCGGTGACAGCCGGCATACGAATCACCTGGACGCTGGGGGCGCATGGGTGGGCCGACTGCGTCGTTGAGGACCACCAGGCGAAAGCGGAGCTGACCGCGTCCTACATCAGCAACGCACCCGAAGAGTTCCTCACGGCGGTGGCCCGGCTCGTCACGGGCGAGACGGAAGCCCGCGCCCAGTTTGAAGCCGAGCCGACCGCTTACCGGTGGATCTTCTACCGCGAAGCTGCGGAGGTCTGGATCCGCTTGCTGGAACTACGTCGCGGCAGCGACCACGACAACAGGGGCACCGAGATCTGGTCGTCTCAACTCCCCATCGATGCACTCGCCCGGGCTGTGGTCCGCTGCTTCGACGAGGTGTCTCGGACCTACGGCGAGAGCGGCTACCGAGGCAAATGGGGCGAGCACTTCCCCCGAACCGAACTCGAAGCCCTCAGACGACTCTGGAACGACCGTCGCCATCCGCACGATGCACAGCCGAATCCGCGCCAGACCTGCGAAGGAGACCGATGAGACAGATCAGGGAAATGAGCGAGCGCGAGTACTTCGCCTGGGTTGCGTCCAGGGAAGTGGTGTACGGGTTCGACCTGATCCGGGGGTTTGCTCCGGCATCGGGATGGTGCCCGCATAGATGAACGGCCACCGGCTGATCTTCGAAGTGTCGAAGCCTCGAAGGAGATCAGCACGATGACCGCACCTGACAGTCTGCCCCTGCACGCCCTCGCCGAGGACAACCTCGCCGCGGCGAGTCCCGATCTGCTGCGCGCGATGGTCAAGACGTTCGCCGACGCCCTCATGTCCGCAGAGGCCGACGCCCTCTGCAATGCCGAATACGGGCAGGTCAGCGACGAACGCGTCAACCACCGCAACGGCTACCGCCCACGCGAGTGGGACACGAGGGCCGGCACCGTCGAACTGGCCGTCCCCAAGCTGCGCCAGGGCAGTTACTTCCCGCACTGGCTCCTCGAACGGCGCCGCCGGGCCGAGCAGGCCCTGATCTCGGTGGTCGCCACCGCCTACCTGCTCGGCGTCTCCACCCGCCGAGTCGAGAAGCTCGCCGAGTCCCTCGGCGTCACCCAGCTGTCGAAGTCGCAGGTCAGCGCGATGGCCAAGCACCTGGACGAGCAGGTCGCCGCGTTCCGCAACCGGCCCCTCGACGCCGGACCCTACGCGTTCGTCTGGGTCGACGCACTGACCCAGAAGGTCCGCGAGGGCGGCCGCATCATCAACGTCCACGCGCTGATCGCGGTCGGAGTCAATGCCGACGGCCACCGCGAGATCCTCGGCATCGACGTCGCCACCGCCGAGGACGGTGCCGGCTGGCTCGCCTTCCTGCGCTCCCTGACCGCCCGTGGCCTGTCCGGCGTCCAGCTGGTCGTCTCCGACGCCCACACCGGCCTGGTGAACGCGATCGGCGCGGTCCTGCCCGGCGCCTCCTGGCAGCGATGCCGCACGCATTAC
Coding sequences within it:
- a CDS encoding DUF6228 family protein — protein: MTTPDVGTDDEASVTIRCQDNSSAGVRFCDRFSFDEDSVHYAVELQAPGLTARVNEVVAWIWDSDLVPFLEELAADYRGWDGERNWQTNDRDLAMSAVFRSGGHVGLTWTLRPWPKAASGWSASVTTWLEAGEQMASLAADVQHFLAGEPR
- a CDS encoding IS256 family transposase, whose product is MTAPDSLPLHALAEDNLAAASPDLLRAMVKTFADALMSAEADALCNAEYGQVSDERVNHRNGYRPREWDTRAGTVELAVPKLRQGSYFPHWLLERRRRAEQALISVVATAYLLGVSTRRVEKLAESLGVTQLSKSQVSAMAKHLDEQVAAFRNRPLDAGPYAFVWVDALTQKVREGGRIINVHALIAVGVNADGHREILGIDVATAEDGAGWLAFLRSLTARGLSGVQLVVSDAHTGLVNAIGAVLPGASWQRCRTHYARNLLSQVPKSAQPWVATLLRTVFEQPDADAVQAQMRHVLDAMEAKFPKAAAHLDSAQHELLAFTAFPREIWRQIWSNNPQERLNKEIRRRTDVVGIFPDRTALIRLVGAVLAEQNDEWTEARRYMGLDLLAKTRLHPIESQTDDTILPTELTA